CCAGCAGGAAATACATGGCACGCAAGCCCAAAATGGCAAAAATGTTGGAAGTCATCACGATAAACGGGTCGGTGGTTACAGCGAAGACGGCGGGGATACTGTCCACAGCGAAAATCACATCGCTCAGTTCGACCATTACCAGCACCAGAAAGAGCGGTGTAGCCATACGCTTGCCGTTTTCGACGGTGAAGAATTTTTCGCCGTCCAACTCTTTGCTGACATGGATATGTTTTTTCAACCAGTTTAATAATTTATTGTCGTTCAGGTTTTCGTCTTCATCATCGCCGCCGGATTTAATCATATGGATACCGGTGTAGAGCAGGAAAGCGCCGAAAAGGTAGAGAATCCACTCAAACTGCTGCACCAATGCTGCACCGATAAAAATCATCACCGCACGCAGCACAATCGCGCCGAGTACACCATAGAGCAACACGCGGTGTTGGTATTGCGGCGGTACTTTGAAGTAGCTGAAAATCATCAGGAACACGAAAATATTGTCCACCGCCAATGATTTTTCCAACACATAGCCGGTGAAAAATTCCAACACTTTCTCTTTGGCGACAACGGCACCGTAAGCCGGATTCCCCGCCAGCTCGAAATACAGCCATGCGGCGAAACCGCAGGACACGGCAATCCACACGCACGTCCACGCCAACGCTTCTTTCACGCTGACCTTGTGCGCGCCGGTTTTCTTCAGCGACAGCATATCGATTGCTATCATGATTAAAACCGCGATAAAAAACACGCCGTAAAACAGCGGCGTGCCGACTGAAGGATGTTCGACCATCAAAAATTTCCTCTTTTAGATTGGCGATATTGATATTTGCAGACGGCATTCTAACACGGCGCAATAAGGCCGTCTGAAAATATCGGGTTTTCAATCAGATAAAAACGGTAAAACGCCGTTACCATACCAAATAAAACATCGCCTTGGCGAAAAACACAATCAGCACCATATGCACCAGCACCGCCGCATGAATGTATTTCGACCAGCCCGCCGTCATCGTACCGCGAGTCATCTTCGTTACCGCCACGGCAAAATGCGCCAACACGCTGAACGCCAGCAATATCTTC
The nucleotide sequence above comes from Neisseria animalis. Encoded proteins:
- a CDS encoding TerC family protein, with protein sequence MVEHPSVGTPLFYGVFFIAVLIMIAIDMLSLKKTGAHKVSVKEALAWTCVWIAVSCGFAAWLYFELAGNPAYGAVVAKEKVLEFFTGYVLEKSLAVDNIFVFLMIFSYFKVPPQYQHRVLLYGVLGAIVLRAVMIFIGAALVQQFEWILYLFGAFLLYTGIHMIKSGGDDEDENLNDNKLLNWLKKHIHVSKELDGEKFFTVENGKRMATPLFLVLVMVELSDVIFAVDSIPAVFAVTTDPFIVMTSNIFAILGLRAMYFLLADVADRFVFLKYGLSFVLSFIGVKMLIMHWVHIPIAISLSVVFGALGASVLTSVIYSRKLDKEKGK